From the genome of Gambusia affinis linkage group LG04, SWU_Gaff_1.0, whole genome shotgun sequence:
taatttcaataacttTCATAAAAAGCTATTTGGGTTAATTTGGTACAAATGTAATCAGTGGACAttttttactgtcatgataCTCAACAATTCTGAGAAGAACCcccacaaagataaaaacaaatatccagGAGGTTAAAAAATAGACACTAATAGTCTCCTTGGTAGTTGGCAAGCCTTGCTCCGTTTTCCCTCAACCAGCTATAATAGCATCACAGcacattaaataatttaaaaaataacataaaaaaacacacacacacgcacacacacacacaagaagaTAGGCAAGTGTaattaaaatcctttaaatctcaCCTCATAAGGGCACTTTGGTCCATAGCAAGCtaccagtttttgttttaccagaACAGGGCACTGTCAAGCACAGAGAGATGTAGCCTTTATTGAGTTtgaggcaaaataaataaataccacatTGATCTTCAGTCCTTTATCCAGCATCCACTGTGCATTGGAGAGAGCATTATGATGGAATACAGCCGCAGCTAGAAAACCGCTGAACCTTGCCTCTCCTCTTTAGCACTGGGCTGTTCACAGGAAACCTCTAACCTGCTCTACGTCTGCTTCTGTTCCGAAATGTGATTACTTGATTCTTTACTACATGAGCTGGCACCTGCACTTCCAGCCCACCCTCAAGTAATTTCGGCATGACTCAGCCTATTGAGATGTAAATGCTCCAACTCCAAAGTAGTGCCTGTAAATAGGCCAAAAGTGCCTGGAAGTTTTCCCAAGATTTGCTTCACGACATCTAGATATGCCAAATGAGCAAAACTCTTACTCTTTCACAAGTACACTCACAGACCTTCCCAGCTACTGTAGGTTGTTATCTAATCTGTCTATCATGAAACCTTTTGCTCTTATACAGAAGCCTGAGATAAAGAATGACTCAGCCCCTACCTCCCTCTTCAACTAAAATGGGATTTCTCACATTAAAACCCACAACTTGTATGTACACACACCACTGAATATGCGTAGTTGGGTGTTTTACATCAATAAGCATGCTCAACAAACACTGTCCCTGACCTTCTGTTAGACTGGCTAATTGCCAGGGAAAACAATAAGCCAGATTAGTATCGCTTAATGTCTTCCCCAAAGACAGGTATTCtaatacaaaaaattataaatcttCAATTTAGTTTCTCATTACTGCTCTAAATGATGTTTTTATAGAAACCCAGGTGGAAGCAATGCCGTGGAATTAATGTCCTTTGAATGGTTGTTtgatagaaatagaaaaaaaagacagacagagctTAAGTTATAAATGCTGCTGTTTCTACTGAGATAGTTGAGCTACAGTGATGAGGTGTACCAGTGATGAGGTAGAAGACGCTTGTCACCAAGTTAACTTTGCTTATCAGAATGTACTTAGCATTTCTGCGAAGCCTGCAAGGACCAAAGTGCCCAGTATGAGGCTGTCAGGTGAACTGACCACTCAGGGTTGTGGTGACAAATTTCATCCTCTGGaaccatttaaaatgtcaatgaaCTGTCACCAAATACATGTTCCAAACTCATCTTGAGATTAGTCAACTCTGGATCTGCCTGATGAATGACCCACGTCATTCTGCAGAAAGATTCTCATCCTACCTCTGTATTAGTCCAATATTGTTGGTGTTCAGTTTAAAATCTCCCACGTAGCATTTGATTCTTCCACCACAGCCCTCCAACTCACAGCTTTTGCTGGGCAGAAACGCCCTTCCAATAATCCAAAATATCATGAAGATCCTCATCCTTGGCAAACTGCACCTTCTTACGCAATGCGTGGCCCGCGGCTATGTAGGAGGCTTCCTCGCGTGGGTTTTTCTTGTACGGTCGAAATCTCTCCCAGATGCGCAGCGTGCTCTCTGATGAGTACTCCGGACTGGAGGAGTACCCGGAGTTGTAGTTATGGTGACGAGAAGGAGAGAGCTGGGAGTAGGTGGCTGTGGCCTCCCTTTTGGTGCGTCCCAGTGGCTTGAGGAATGAAGCTTTTTGGGCTGGTAAGGGAGAGTCATTGCCATCCTCGTAGTAGAGTGCAGGAAAGGAGTGTCGGTGCTCTGAGCTGTGGTAGTCTGGCTGAACCTCTaagtgatgctgctgctgtccagGCCCAACAACCCCACATCCACTTCCATTCCCATTATTACATCCCATTCCGCCTCCATTTAAACTCACCCCACCACCATTTAGGTTTCCCTTGCCATTTCCACCACAGCCTCCTACACCACCATGTCCCCCGCTTCCACCCATCCCACCACAAACGGCAGGACTCCCCTTCTCTGTTGGATACTTGGGTGGATCACTCCTCTGCTCTGGTATATCCACACTGTAGAGCCTTGTGTTCTTGACAGATACTGCAGCAGGAGTACCACAACGATTCTTGACTACAGCAGTGTCAGCACTCTGCTGCCTCTGAAGGGGCCGTACCGCATTAGCTGGGGGTGGGTCACGGTAAGGTGGGGAAAGGAACCCACCTCCACTGATGCCAGGTCGCTCCGACAGGGGCATGACCAGGGGTACGGGGGCCATAGAAGGGGGATGAGGCTGCTGATGTAGCTGTGGGTGAGACTGAGGATGGGACTGAGGTTGCGGCTGAGGATGAGGCTGAGGGTGTGGCTGAGACTTTGGATGCACCTTCGGAGAAGAAGCCATGATCTGATCTCCAGAGGAAGCAGTGGAGAGTGGCAGGAGATTGCGGGAAAGCGGTGCCATGCAAGGTGGCTGGGAGGAGGACAGAGAGTTACCGTCGTCAGCTGTCGACACAATATTGGCTGAGGCGTCCAGCTTGAGGGCGTCGATGCAATTGTTAATGATCTGGTTCACTTTGTCCACCTCCTTAGCAATGGTGGAAATCTCCGATGCAGAGCCACGACCGTCATCATCCGAGTCTTCCCCAGCCTCCGTCCCATTTTCAGCCACACCGCGCATATCAACAACTAATTCACCTCCTACTCCTCCAGCAACCAGTACTCCGTCTCTGCTCTCTCCGACCATTCCCGTTGTCCTCACATCCATGTAATTGCTCTTGCTGCCCATTGCCTCAGAGAAGGCAGAGGCCATTTTTTCTACCTGGGGCAAGGTGGAGAGGCGGGAAGAGCTTGTGTTTGCTGATCCATGGAGCATCCCCGTGCTAGAAGAGGCAGATGGTGGAAGCTtgcctcctgctcctcctgaaTGGTGGTGATGAGTCTGCTCCTGAAGACGTTGAATGGCACCTGGGTCATTGGCCACTGCTGCAGCTGCCTCTGGACCATATCTAAGGAAGCAAATATTGACATTAAGAAAAGGCATTATTTGTGATAAAATGGAATGACAGAAACTTTGTCTCACTTTTGATTCAAGCAGGGAGAAATCACATGCAGTAGTATGATATAAAATCTTGAAGATAATGGAGTAAAACTTCTTCTAAAGACACCCATTActtaaatcacaaattaaacTGCTACAATATCTAAGAATACAAAAAAGCAATGCACCCTCCAGAGATTAAAATTAACCATGTATTTAAACAATCCTCCCACCTCATCTCCagaattgttttctttacacttatagccttctccttctcttcttgGATGCGTCGCCGCCTGAGGCAGTAGTAGACAAATCCGAGCACAATCACCATACCAAACAGACATCCCAAGATTGTCATAATGTAGTGGGTAGTTGTGGATGGATTAGAACGAAGGTCCTCCGGGCCCATAGCCCGTGTTGTGAAAGACAGGCAAGTATGGTTGTATCGTTGAGTTTTACTTCCGGAAGCCACACAATAGGTGTAATTGGTGTGTGGCTTCAGCTTATCTATGGGaatcttctccttcttctttgtAAGGGACATAATTTCTGTTGCAAAAGTATCATTATACTGGGAGAGGATGTACATTTTAGTGTACGGTTTTGGAATCTGCACAAGAAGAGATGCTGTGTTGAGCGAGACCGACTCAAGCTTAATGGAAATCTGAGGAACATAGTTGGGATCCGCAGTAGCTGTTGTTGGCTGAGGGTACAGACCTGGGTCAGAATTGTCTAGACCCATCCCTGAGCCGTCTGGATCTGGCATCTGGGAGGTCATCCCTGGAATAATCACACCGTCCCGACAGGCAGACAGAAGAATGTTCCGAGCATTCCTTCCCTGGCCAGGCGCTTGGCCCAGGAGTGGATACCCTGTCAGTTCTGGTGGCGTTTCACATTGGAGCCGGTCGTAAGTGTGGGTGACATTGTTGAACTCCTCTAGCCAAGTCAAAAAACTGTAGAGCTCACACCCACAATGGAATGGGTTCGCTGCTAGTTCACAAACCATTAGCCTGTTGAGGGAAGTGAAGGTAGAGGGGTCAAGACGGGCCAATTTATTTGAAGATAAATCCAGGCTGTTAAGGTTAGGGCACTCCCAGAAGGCATTGGTGGCAATGACCTCAATGAGGTTGTGTTGTAAAAAGAGGCACTGCATTCGCCCTAGGCCTCTCAACATTCCTTCAGTCAGATTGGTCAGTTTGTTGTAGCCTAGTTGTAGAACCTGACAAGGAAAGACAGAGTAggtatttcaaatgttttataaacgtGCAACCACAATAATTTCCatagtatttatttaatcttgttAACAGTGTCTACTCatattaaatttctttaaaaatatgtgaaatagtGCAATATACTATATATCACATAGTGCATGTGTGATGTAGTGTATCACATTTAACATGCGAGTCAACTtggggcaaggcacttaaccccaagtATGAATGTGAGAATGTGTAAAGCTTTTTGGCTGACTGGAAAAGCACTGTATAAGTTCAGTGCATATACTTCAAGTATACCTACTACTGTAATGCAACACTTTAGAAAATTATCACTGTATGAGCTCCAAATCAAGCGGGAGACATTGTATCACCACAAACAGctgaagagaaaatgttgcaaaaacgATATATGCActgtaatatttctttattatttaaaaaggtttttttaatagtaatttAAAGACTGTGTATTGTTTAAGACATGGAAATTCCAACAGATTACCCTAACTCTACCTTCTTTGTCCAAGCATGTGAATGAAGATTGGGTGATCACAAAAGAAGGccaatttataaatttataaaccAAGAGTAGTATTGCATCTCTTGTTCAGTGTTTGCGGCAGAACAACCATATAAGTGTAAAATTGATGAGCAAAACCTTTGCTTCTTGCCTGTAGGTTTCTAGTTTCAACTGTTTGACAAGCGCCGTATCTTGACGTAAAcaatcacaacaaaaaaactgagaacTCTATGATTACCAACCTGAAGGTTTGCCTGTCCAGCAAACGCTCCATCCTCAATGTAGTTTATCTCATTCTTAGTTAGATTGAGATCAGTTATGTTTGTGAAGCGGTACATGGAGGTAAAGAGCACAGCCTTGAGTTTGTTCTCATTCAGCCTCAGGTCATGAACCTGaagaggacaaaaacaaaagaagttatTAAGATGTGTATTGCGGGGACAGATAAACATCCTCTACAAATAGTAAAGCAAAGGTTTCTTTTTGCAGGTAAGCAggcattttatttcaacataaacAACTCAAATATAGGTATTGCTGTTTGCAAGCACTTATTTCCCTCTTAGATATTTAGTTGAGTTATTTTTagaatgaaagtgaaaaatagTTGCATGTAGTTTCAATGAGGCGACTTACTGAAGCTGCCTTATACCaggttttgcatttttgttacCTGAAAAATGCTATCAGTTTTTGCCAGATGACGTATTCTGCTTATTTAATCGCTGAGTacatgaatagaaaaaaatcgATGCATATGCCATAACTTTATTCTGCTGAATagaaacagaactgaacagaattatttttggaccAAAACAGAAACGATTGAAAGTCAGCAAATGCCTTCAGCTATTACAGCTAGAGACGACTGACCAAGCAGGCGCAAAGCCTGGGAGTAGCAACGGACTCAGACCTGGACATTCGGAGTCACATGgagacaattacaaagtcggccttctatcacctgaagaacatttccagaattAAAGGACTATTGTCCCAGtgagatctagagaaactcatctgTCTTTAGTTGAACTGATAACTACAACTACTTCAAAATCAGACAactccagaatgctgctgctggtgttctcactaaaaccagggaATTTTACTGTTGTTAGTTACTGTTATTAGTTGAAATAGCACTGAATGGCTAAgcacagaaacacattaaagatctgttgtGTCAACCTTCCAAACCTCTCGGGCCTTCTGATTCTAGTCTGCTccgcatccccagaaccagaaccaaacatggagaagaagCATTTACTTTGTGTACTCCTCTAATCTTGAACAAACCTctagaaaactgctgaaacactgagttcctctGAATCACAGCTAAAACCCCTGATTTGTTTAGAGTGGCTTTTGATGAATACCAGCGGGAACATCACAACTTGTAATCTGTTTCTCATTGTCTCATCACTTTCCTCTATTTTGCCACTTCAATGtgatgtttttctcctttgtttttcattttctttttaatcatgtgaagcactttgaatcGCCCTGTTGCTGAATTGTGCTATGCCATTGCAAATGCTTATTGCCTCACCTTGCCTGGCTTTGTACAGAAAGTCATTCAAaagctttttggtttttttacagtaaaaaaaactagTAATTTCGCAAATTTTCATAACTTGATAGCTTATTATTCAACAGAAAAGAGGAATGTGAAGCCATTGCACAATGAATAAAACGTTCTAGTCCTAATGTAACTAATCTTCAAAAAGAATAACCGACTTTATAAAAGTGTCTATTTCTAACTGGAACATTTTGAGATGTTTCATCAGAATTTCAGAGGGAAATGTCAGAATAATCTGTGTCTGTGGTGGGGAAAGGTGCTCTACAATTTATGGATCTTTATTTAGGTCAAAATAATTTGGAATATAATGGAATattcacaagaaaaacaaaaacagccccTCCTGAATAATTCTCTACATTTACTGACACAGTCATGAATTTCTTTATATGAAGCCTCAAAACAGAGGGATCTTCAACACAGTGGAAATGCAAAGACTGAATTgttcaaaagaaacatttaagacGTTGTAATGGAcaagtcaaagtctagaccagGGGCTTCTCAACCGAAGGTCAAAATCGAATTTCTAGATAAGGtcacattattattacattgGACTCCAGCTAACGGGCAAAAGAAATTACCCTTTACATGTGCTCACAGGTTCTTGTATATCTCTATATATCAAAAATATAGTGCATGTTCCAACTTCATTTTCCTGCCCTTCATCTAAAACACATCTTACTTTTCCATTCCTTTACAAAGGGCTCATTTACTGCACATCTATACATCTTTATACACTGAGAATTTTTCATCCCACCAAATCTCAATTTATTCAGCTTTTCAGTCTATTTTGTTACAAGTCAGTATTTTTAAGTTGACAAGCCTTGTTAAATGGCACACTGGCTGTCGTTTTGTCTGTCCAAACATGCATTTAAACATCAAGTTATCAGATGGAATCAGCAGAACGTTTAAATAACAACGTGAGGAAAAAGCAGCATTGGCAGCAGCTCTCTGTGTTCCAGGGAGGAACGTTGTTCATTCTGGGTGGACGAAGTTCACCGATAACCTGGAACTGACCGTGCTGTTGATGTGCTGGGGGATGGTCTCGTACGGAGGCTGGTTCTGACTGCAGATAGCCAGCCAAACGTAACCTTTGTCCCCCTCTATCAGCCAGCAGTCCCCTTTCACCGCAGCAGGCAGGCGCAGGAGCAGCAGTGCAGGAAGGAGGACGGGAAGGAGCAGGGAGGGAGACGGGAAGGACAAACGCTGTCTGGCGGCCATGGTTTGAATTCAGAGTGTTTGATGTCGCCTCCGTTGAAAGGAGAAGggtgaagagaaaagaaaaggagttgACGGAGGAGGGCGAGGGACAGAGGGCTGGAGGGGAGGAAAGGTAGTGAGCAGCAGTTCAGATTCTAAACTGGGAGCAGTTCAGGTCGGGGCAGGAATATGGGAATGGAACAGGACGAGGTCTCGATGACGATTAAAGCAGGAGTTGGAGTATGGCGGTCAGTCCCGTTTCCGTTTTAGGTGTTCCATGTCGGCGGGTTTGGCAGGACGTCagcccagcagcagctcatggCTCTTGATGACGGCGGTTTTAATTGAATGGATCAGGCGGGAGTCCGTCTCCTAGAAAGGTTCTGGGTCtacaaaaacagagacagagaaaaagaaacagtaacGTTTAGAAAATCATTAGCAGTTTGTGTTGATCTCGGCCAAACCACTTTGCATCTGTACAGCCGTAATGAATTCAGATGCATTTTCAATATTAATAAAGCTCAGAAGTGTTCTGACTTTTGCACTGTAATTAGACGTTAATTGCTCTGTAATTACTCGTTTGTTAATCTGATTTGTGAAGAAGTTTCAAAtcttcatttacatttattggtatatgaaacagcaacaaacatgttgattttATAATTCTTTCGTCGTTTACAAGATTTGCCTTTTTGAATTTCTCTTACAACTGGCTACATGAACAATATGAAACAATACGAGCAGAATCAGTGCAGTtcgaaaacagaaacagagagatgGGTTAAGTTGAAGACAGAAGGCTGCTGTAATTTGCATGTTTAACAGGATACCAGCTGACATTTAGCTATTTACCTTTCCTCAGGGATTAACCGTGGATTAGCGTCTAATCCGGCGTAAAATATTATGTATCTCATCACGGCAGCATCCAGTCTTTTAATTTGTTACCAAAGTTTGGATTCCCTcccaggaatttttttttttttataaaatcaagaagACATGAATGAAAGAGACTTCATAGtaaatgtaagaaagaaaatgactcTTCTTCAATTTTGGgaattttaaactgtttttcaccattagatttcttttctctctctcacagaataagaaaaaaaaatgagatgGAAACCCAAAAGTACACTATGTGTGATTTGGAAGCACATGATGATTATAAATCATATTTGGGCGGATCAAAAGAATCCAACATCTGACTTCTTTGGTGTCACAGCGAGCCAGTAGCTGTCattataattaaaatttcatCAGATGTTGAAGCTacgctgtaaaaaaaaaaaaaaaaccaaactggcATCTCTGAAAAACAGAGACGTTgaaatttctctgttttgtgtctCTGGTACAGTCAGCGGATGGAAAAGTTAGCTACGTCAGAACTTATTTAACTTTGATAAGTTAAATCTTTTTCGGAAAAGCCAAAATACACCTCAACTGAACGTGAAAACTTTTGGTCTTTTCACAAAATTGAAGTTTTTGCCGTTTCTATTAACTGTTTCTAAGGTGatacagaaaaatgtgcaaaagaaaaccCCTACAAAAATACTCTCATAGAAACATTGCTAATGTAGGTGATCCTGTTAgcatttgatttctttttttcccccttgctACTTAAACAGAAATAGACTTTTATCCTTCACCAGAGACTTTATTCTGAAACATGATTTTAGAACTTAACAACTTCTTGTTGAATGGTTTCATCCCAATTTCAGGCACAAGACTTGTGTAAATTTTATATGATGCTTTGCACAATACGACTTTTAGATACATGAGATcaaaattgcttttgttttcctcctggaAACTTTTACACCTCAGTGTAGCGCCGGAGCATCCTGACCTGGACTGGGTCAACATCTTACAAACACACTCTGCACAGTTTATATTTCCACATTTACTTAGTGAGTTAAGCTGTTCATGACTTTTAGAGGAGTTAACTTACATCTGTTGAAAACAAGGATTTTAATCgaattaaagattttttggTAGCAAATTTGACCTGAGCAGTGCCAATGATGGAGCGGTTCTGGTTATGTAAGCTCACTGATAAATTAGCCTCCTATGTTCTTTCCTATGGCTGTGCTCAACCcactctcactcccaactcgtcaatatatgacgagtcgggtgtgagaatgtgttgctGTGCTATACAGTTGCTAACATGTCGCCTCTAATAAAACCACCCCTCTGTCCTGCGCCTTCAGCTCTGAGGCACACTCATTTTGCTATTTAGAAGCAGCACATGGAGAACAGTGTTGATAGTAATTGTCAACTTgaaagtttaacatttattcTCTCTTTTGGTCTGATTTATACTGACTCTGGGGTTGAACTCAAGCGAACGCCGCACACCTCAGATATGCTGCACCATCTCCCCCACTTACTTcccaattatgcactactttgcgCTGGtctatttaataaaatcctaataaaacaaaatgaagcgTGCGGTTGCAAtgagataaaatgtgaaatgtttaaggcagaggaaatttttttatttattttttttatttgtggtttttattaaaccttCCAAATCGGATAAGATTTTAAAGAGCGTAAAAACACGCCTGTTTCTACGTTCTCCTTTTGGGAGTTCAAATTCACAGCTCATCCAATGTAAACCGACTGCTGGCCTGACATGGTGTTTACTGCGCTCTACAGACATGAAAGACAAGTCAGTCATGATTCACTTGAAAGCCAGCTGTTTACTGCGCAGTCCAGTCACAAATGCTTAGATCAGcatggtttttttgttgttgttttttttccttatgaTCCTGTAATAATCCTGACCGCGCCGCTCCCGTCTTATCCCATCATCTGGGTCAGCCCGCCGTCACTCACTGCAGTCGTCTGCTGCtgtatttcattttatctgACAGCCTGCCTCCTTATTCCTTCCCTTCTCCGTCCGTCTCTTCCTCCGATCTGTATTGTTCTCAGCCCGCTTATCTCGCTCGCCTTTCAATTCGAAGCACAAACGAATATGCTTCATCACCAGAAACACACCGCTGATTGCTTATTGTGTTGTCCGGCGGCGCCACCGCGCCGCTCTCATGTAATTCATGCCGCCAGTTCTATTTTTCTAAGGAATCCAAAAAAGAGAGACcatcctatttttttttctaattcttttACCCTCTCATAGCTTAAAATTTAAGGAGATTTTCacacctgacaaaaaaaaaaaagcacattgatCATGTCAGGTCACCTAGCAAATGGAATCCACTGAACGATGGCTATTGGCTGTTATCATTTGTGACAGATTAATGTGGGATTTCCCAGAAGGGGTCAGCTGACGGCGTGACGGTTGTCTGGGTCCGCTCCAGGTGTTCCAGCCTCTTTCTGCTCTCTAAAAGCTCACATTTTAGACTGATTATTGCTTCCAGAGAGGCTCTCTGTGTAAATGAGGACATGAGTGGGAGCCTTTGTGTGGTCTACAGTGGGAATCTAACTGGGTgaggttttaaaatacaaaatacaaaggaaacaaatgaaaacacacacacactgtctttttttttattcactcttAATAATTGCATTTTCTGGGCATTACATTCATTGAAGGAGTGTGCTATCGTCCCTTTTCATAGAAATGATtcctgttttacagttttccacAACACTTTCCCTGACATGTCTCAGGTTGTTCGCTCACTGATCctgtctgaaggagccgagtggggAAGAGgtccaaggaggagctgcactttgaaggcggggctaggtccacccaggcgttttgcatagctgaatggttgccatggagatttaaaaaaagtctcaaacatgcatgaaagaattcAGGCAACACAGATCGATGCTTTAGTTTCACATTCGGTCTTGACATTTCCACTCAACTCTATCTcaaataagattttgttttgatttactcTCCAAATATTCTATTGTACagagatttattgtttctgtgtaTCACGTTAATAcgttattaaagtattttgtagacacCTGAAGGTGAAAATTTAGGTGTTTTGTGGTGCTTACCTAGAGGGAAGCAGTTTGACTTtatatcaaaacacaaaaaatattggCGATACTCTGCTTTAGAGGTGTGCAATATTTCAGTAGTGTTTACATTATATCAGTTTATGTTAAATGTATTGAAGTTCATGGTTATAATGCAAGAAAATATGAGAGAAAATTAAGTCAATGGGTATCAATGCATTTGCAAGGCAATGTAAAACTATTAGCTGAGAACTGTCCACtactttatttctgatttacagaaaacagaagaaacttaAATGAGTCTCGAGGaaaaatttaacatgaaaaataaaactctaaagcCCCACTGGAATAGCTGTGCTACGAATATTGGTTGTATTTTCTGAACTGCACATGAGAGTCAGGGGAGAAAAGGGTCAAATTCTTGGCACTCGGAGGTTGAATGTCTATTTCACAGACAATCATTTTGGTTGATTAgtttacaaaaataagtaaagatTAAACTGTATATGGGACCAGAGAGGCCAAGTCAACATGgcatttcagaaaaacttttttttttttaagtattacaAGAGATTCAATATACACAAGATTAGATTAACATGTTAGCAGGCAGATCAGGAAACAAACAGTCAAGAGTGACGCactgctatttttcttttctctttttttcacatcttgctCAGTGAAGCCGTCCAGTGCTCAACCCAGTGATTCAGAAATCAAACGCTCATCCAATCTTCAAGTCAGACAGGCACAACAGCCGCTATATTTTTGTCAGCCGGCCAAATCAAAGCGTTCTGCCGATCCGACGGCGATTGAGTCAAACACCAAACCTCACATCAAGACAACATGTCCAACCAACACTCAGCCGGATATCTAGTCACTTATCCCTGCCAGGTGAAGTGCAGGGAGAAATGCAGTGGAAGAAGCAAAACTCCTGCCTGCCCACATTCTCTTATTTGCctctttctttcagttttcataAAGCTGGTGGACATTTAGTTCAAAACTGACATAAtaatttctgccttttttgttgttgctccGTTTAGTTTTCAACGTCTCGGTGGGTTTCTTACATTTTCCAGTAACAGATATCCAGGCCTTATTCTTTTAACTGCAGGGACCTCCCTCACTTAGTCTGCTGTTGTTGTTCTGACCTCTGTTCACTTTAGTttagagtgtgtgtgggtgtgtgtgtgtgtgtaacatttGTTGCTGTGTAACACACTCACTCCCACAGGCACAGCTGACCAGAAAGGAAGCCCTCAGgttctgtgtgtgttcagcAGCTGGTACACGCTGTGAAGAAAGTGCTACATCAGAGGgttattatttgaattttatgtaatattccACTTGAGGTTTCTTAAACCA
Proteins encoded in this window:
- the LOC122830344 gene encoding protein phosphatase 1 regulatory subunit 29-like, whose amino-acid sequence is MAARQRLSFPSPSLLLPVLLPALLLLRLPAAVKGDCWLIEGDKGYVWLAICSQNQPPYETIPQHINSTVHDLRLNENKLKAVLFTSMYRFTNITDLNLTKNEINYIEDGAFAGQANLQVLQLGYNKLTNLTEGMLRGLGRMQCLFLQHNLIEVIATNAFWECPNLNSLDLSSNKLARLDPSTFTSLNRLMVCELAANPFHCGCELYSFLTWLEEFNNVTHTYDRLQCETPPELTGYPLLGQAPGQGRNARNILLSACRDGVIIPGMTSQMPDPDGSGMGLDNSDPGLYPQPTTATADPNYVPQISIKLESVSLNTASLLVQIPKPYTKMYILSQYNDTFATEIMSLTKKKEKIPIDKLKPHTNYTYCVASGSKTQRYNHTCLSFTTRAMGPEDLRSNPSTTTHYIMTILGCLFGMVIVLGFVYYCLRRRRIQEEKEKAISVKKTILEMRYGPEAAAAVANDPGAIQRLQEQTHHHHSGGAGGKLPPSASSSTGMLHGSANTSSSRLSTLPQVEKMASAFSEAMGSKSNYMDVRTTGMVGESRDGVLVAGGVGGELVVDMRGVAENGTEAGEDSDDDGRGSASEISTIAKEVDKVNQIINNCIDALKLDASANIVSTADDGNSLSSSQPPCMAPLSRNLLPLSTASSGDQIMASSPKVHPKSQPHPQPHPQPQPQSHPQSHPQLHQQPHPPSMAPVPLVMPLSERPGISGGGFLSPPYRDPPPANAVRPLQRQQSADTAVVKNRCGTPAAVSVKNTRLYSVDIPEQRSDPPKYPTEKGSPAVCGGMGGSGGHGGVGGCGGNGKGNLNGGGVSLNGGGMGCNNGNGSGCGVVGPGQQQHHLEVQPDYHSSEHRHSFPALYYEDGNDSPLPAQKASFLKPLGRTKREATATYSQLSPSRHHNYNSGYSSSPEYSSESTLRIWERFRPYKKNPREEASYIAAGHALRKKVQFAKDEDLHDILDYWKGVSAQQKL